One region of Coleofasciculus sp. FACHB-T130 genomic DNA includes:
- a CDS encoding ribose ABC transporter permease, whose product MSQTEVRTTRNGTSDRSKASNRQAWKNFIQVAGILPILVAICIIFSIVTPSFLSPGNLINVIRQASINIVLATGMTFVILTGGIDLSVGSILGVTAVVGVLVSLIPGLGLLAIPAALLAGLGLGLLNGSLIAYLGLPPFIVTLGSYTALRGVAYLVANGTTVLNRNLNFAWIGNNYLGPIPWLVVIALLAVVASWFVLRRTVLGRHIYAVGGNIRAARLTGIKVSRVLLFVYGVSGLLSGLGGVMSASRLYSATGMLGQGYELDAIAAVILGGTSFTGGIGTIWGTLLGALIIALLNNGLTLMNVSFFWQLVVKGLVIIIAVTIDKLRTRTSAA is encoded by the coding sequence ATGAGTCAAACAGAAGTAAGAACCACCAGAAATGGAACGAGCGATCGCTCTAAAGCGAGTAATCGTCAAGCTTGGAAAAATTTCATTCAGGTTGCTGGCATCCTCCCGATTTTGGTTGCAATCTGTATAATTTTTTCAATTGTTACGCCAAGCTTTCTTTCGCCCGGAAATCTGATTAATGTCATTCGGCAAGCATCGATCAACATCGTGCTAGCGACCGGAATGACGTTCGTTATTTTGACCGGAGGAATTGACCTTTCTGTGGGGTCAATTTTGGGCGTAACCGCAGTTGTCGGGGTGCTTGTCTCGTTGATCCCCGGTCTTGGTTTGCTCGCCATACCAGCCGCCCTATTAGCAGGATTAGGTCTAGGCTTACTAAATGGGTCGTTGATTGCCTATTTAGGTTTGCCACCTTTTATCGTCACGCTTGGTTCTTATACGGCTTTGCGGGGTGTTGCTTACTTAGTTGCTAATGGCACGACCGTTCTAAATCGAAATCTAAATTTTGCTTGGATAGGCAACAATTATCTTGGTCCCATTCCCTGGCTAGTTGTGATTGCTTTGCTTGCTGTTGTAGCGAGTTGGTTTGTCTTAAGACGGACAGTATTGGGAAGGCATATTTACGCCGTAGGCGGTAACATACGGGCAGCACGACTAACAGGAATTAAGGTGAGTCGGGTGCTGTTATTTGTTTATGGTGTGAGTGGGTTGCTTTCCGGTTTAGGCGGAGTGATGAGCGCCTCGCGTCTCTACAGTGCGACGGGTATGTTAGGTCAAGGCTACGAACTTGATGCGATCGCTGCCGTCATTTTAGGAGGAACCAGCTTCACGGGTGGCATTGGCACCATCTGGGGGACTTTACTGGGTGCTTTAATTATTGCCCTCCTCAACAATGGGTTAACCCTGATGAACGTGTCATTTTTCTGGCAGTTGGTTGTTAAAGGTCTTGTGATTATTATCGCCGTGACGATTGACAAACTTCGCACCCGCACTAGCGCTGCGTAA
- the dtd gene encoding D-aminoacyl-tRNA deacylase: MRVVIQRVKSSQVEVSDRVVGKIGRGLNLLVGIAETDTEAELEWMARKCLELRLFPDEQNGSGRWEKSVLEIEGELLVVSQFTLYGDCRKGRRPSFDKSAAPALAQNLYEQFIAKLRQSGLRVETGEFGAMMQVAIENDGPVTLLLEREAT, translated from the coding sequence ATGCGCGTTGTCATTCAGCGAGTTAAATCCTCACAAGTTGAAGTTTCAGATCGAGTAGTTGGTAAAATTGGGCGCGGACTTAATTTACTCGTAGGCATTGCCGAAACAGATACCGAAGCCGAACTGGAGTGGATGGCTCGTAAATGTCTGGAATTGCGCTTATTTCCAGATGAGCAGAATGGTAGCGGACGTTGGGAGAAATCAGTCCTAGAAATTGAGGGTGAACTGCTGGTAGTCAGCCAATTCACCCTCTACGGAGATTGTCGCAAAGGACGCCGCCCCTCTTTTGATAAATCTGCTGCGCCTGCGCTCGCTCAAAATCTTTACGAACAGTTTATCGCTAAGTTGCGCCAGAGCGGTTTGCGCGTAGAAACAGGCGAATTTGGGGCGATGATGCAGGTAGCAATTGAAAATGATGGCCCTGTTACTTTGCTGCTAGAACGAGAAGCAACTTAA
- a CDS encoding ATP-binding protein, which translates to MIVAILSQGITRGAMGLMHKIPEDTSHWTDYSQEMLSRNQQQVMPWAWIEQASVTRTEDFEQSQTDATSQPSPLHLNSTLKELTLYDASIDSERAVEEAIQIFEANPLLPGMIITEQGNFVGMISRRRFFESMRRLYSLELSSPPSLKALYSIARCEILVCDRNSSIVETVQQSLKRSPELIYEPIVVQLQSGICRLLDVHQLLIAQSQIHQQAAEALRQSEAQSKEKTTQLEQTLHELQRTQAQLIQTEKMSGLGQIVAGIAHEINNSVSFIYGNLTHASEYAYDLLHLLHLFIQHYPQPVPEIQAEMEDIDLDFLRSDLPKLLSSMQVGAERISEIVLSLRNFSRLDEAEVKCVNIHEGIDNTLLFLQNRLKGRGIRPDIVVQKDYGDLPFVECNAGQLNQAFMNIFCNAIEALEKEISHRQGNTHYPSPIIRIRTEVGDNNQVVIRIADNGIGMTSEVQQRLFDPFFTTKPIGKGTGLGLSISYQIVVEKHGGQLTYISETGKGTEFAIAIPIQQYNSSATLSQCA; encoded by the coding sequence TTGATAGTAGCCATACTGAGTCAGGGCATTACCAGAGGTGCGATGGGACTGATGCACAAAATTCCAGAAGACACTTCTCACTGGACGGACTACTCACAAGAAATGCTAAGCAGGAATCAACAGCAAGTAATGCCCTGGGCATGGATTGAGCAAGCATCAGTAACCCGGACTGAGGATTTTGAACAAAGCCAAACAGATGCGACTTCCCAACCGTCACCCCTACATTTAAATTCGACGCTAAAAGAATTAACGCTCTACGACGCTAGCATCGACTCGGAACGTGCCGTAGAGGAAGCAATCCAGATTTTTGAAGCGAACCCGTTGCTTCCTGGCATGATTATTACCGAACAAGGTAATTTTGTCGGGATGATTTCGCGACGGCGCTTCTTTGAATCTATGCGCCGTCTCTACAGCTTAGAGTTATCTTCGCCGCCCTCTTTGAAGGCGCTCTACAGCATTGCCCGATGTGAGATTTTAGTATGCGATCGCAACAGTTCCATTGTCGAGACTGTACAGCAGTCCTTAAAGCGATCGCCCGAACTCATTTACGAACCGATCGTCGTGCAACTGCAATCGGGAATTTGCAGACTCTTAGACGTACATCAGTTACTCATTGCTCAATCGCAGATTCATCAACAGGCAGCAGAAGCACTGCGGCAATCAGAAGCGCAATCCAAAGAGAAAACAACCCAGTTAGAGCAAACCCTGCATGAACTCCAGCGTACTCAAGCTCAACTGATTCAGACCGAAAAAATGTCTGGGTTGGGACAAATCGTTGCCGGTATCGCCCACGAAATTAATAACTCTGTCAGCTTTATTTACGGCAATCTCACCCATGCCAGCGAGTATGCCTACGACTTGCTGCACTTGCTGCACCTGTTTATCCAGCACTATCCTCAGCCAGTGCCAGAGATACAAGCAGAAATGGAAGACATTGACCTGGATTTTCTGAGGTCAGATTTGCCGAAACTTCTATCTTCAATGCAGGTAGGTGCAGAACGGATCTCTGAGATTGTTCTTTCCCTGCGGAACTTCTCTCGGCTCGACGAAGCAGAAGTGAAGTGTGTCAATATTCACGAAGGCATCGACAACACGCTCCTGTTTCTACAAAATCGGCTCAAAGGCAGAGGTATACGCCCTGATATTGTGGTTCAAAAAGACTATGGCGACCTTCCTTTTGTAGAATGCAATGCTGGGCAACTCAACCAAGCATTCATGAATATCTTCTGCAATGCAATTGAGGCACTAGAAAAGGAAATTAGTCACAGACAAGGAAATACCCATTACCCATCACCGATAATTCGGATTCGCACGGAAGTCGGAGATAACAATCAAGTTGTAATTCGGATTGCAGACAACGGCATTGGGATGACCTCGGAGGTACAGCAACGACTATTCGATCCTTTCTTTACGACTAAACCTATCGGCAAAGGAACTGGCTTAGGGTTGTCAATTAGTTATCAAATCGTGGTAGAAAAACACGGCGGTCAATTGACCTATATTTCCGAAACGGGGAAAGGAACAGAGTTTGCGATCGCGATTCCGATTCAGCAGTACAATTCATCCGCTACTCTGTCTCAGTGCGCCTGA
- the cysS gene encoding cysteine--tRNA ligase, with protein sequence MALTLYNTLTRRKEAFEPVEPGKAGMYYCGVTVYDYCHLGHARACIVWDVTRRYLQFVGYDVRYVQNFTDIDDKILNRARQEGSSMEEVAERYIQAYFEDMARLNIKEADEYPRATHTINGIQRLIHELEQKNFAYPAGGDVYYAVRQFPEYGKLSGRKLEDMQAGASNRVEVEDLEASKKRDPFDFALWKAAKPGEPAWESSWGAGRPGWHIECSAMVRDRLGDTIDIHAGGADLIFPHHENEIAQSEAVTGKPLANYWLHNGMVTVNGEKMSKSLGNFITIRELLDRPVDPMAVRLFVLTAQYRKPIDFTDEAIKAATNGWTTLKEGLLFGYKYGSQLGWMGTPPNPPVNGGGHDNAVERFQTEVDDDLNFPGGLTILFELAKELGKQGNILVHQGKTEIPPEQLEAYWHNLVNLSSVLGLEVNADDIAKLQVETTAASGGFSDADIEAMIQQRQEARIAKNFAESDRIRNELQAKGITLIDSPDGTRWHRN encoded by the coding sequence ATGGCCCTAACACTCTACAACACCCTCACTCGTCGCAAGGAAGCCTTTGAACCTGTTGAACCCGGTAAAGCCGGGATGTACTACTGCGGCGTGACGGTGTATGACTATTGCCACTTGGGTCATGCAAGAGCTTGCATCGTCTGGGATGTGACGCGCCGTTATCTGCAATTTGTCGGCTACGACGTGCGCTATGTGCAGAATTTTACCGATATTGATGACAAAATCCTCAACCGGGCACGGCAAGAAGGTTCGTCAATGGAAGAAGTCGCCGAACGCTACATCCAAGCTTATTTTGAGGATATGGCGCGGCTGAATATCAAAGAAGCCGATGAATATCCGCGTGCTACACACACGATCAATGGGATTCAGCGGCTGATTCACGAGTTGGAACAGAAAAATTTTGCCTATCCCGCTGGGGGTGATGTTTACTATGCGGTGCGTCAATTTCCGGAGTACGGTAAGCTGTCGGGACGCAAGTTAGAAGATATGCAAGCGGGCGCGAGTAACCGGGTGGAGGTGGAAGACCTGGAAGCGTCCAAGAAAAGAGATCCGTTTGATTTTGCGCTGTGGAAGGCGGCAAAACCGGGGGAACCCGCCTGGGAATCGTCTTGGGGTGCGGGTCGTCCGGGGTGGCACATTGAATGTTCGGCAATGGTGCGCGATCGCTTAGGCGATACAATCGACATCCACGCTGGCGGTGCTGACTTAATTTTCCCCCACCACGAGAACGAAATTGCCCAATCGGAAGCGGTAACTGGCAAGCCGTTAGCGAACTACTGGCTGCATAACGGGATGGTGACGGTAAATGGGGAGAAGATGTCTAAGTCTCTGGGCAACTTTATCACCATTCGCGAGTTACTCGATCGACCCGTCGATCCAATGGCGGTACGGCTATTTGTTCTTACAGCCCAATATCGCAAGCCGATTGATTTTACCGATGAAGCAATAAAAGCGGCTACAAACGGTTGGACTACCCTAAAAGAAGGTCTGTTGTTTGGATATAAGTACGGTTCCCAACTGGGTTGGATGGGAACCCCCCCTAACCCCCCCGTTAACGGGGGGGGACATGACAACGCTGTGGAAAGATTTCAGACAGAAGTGGATGATGACTTGAATTTTCCTGGCGGTTTAACGATATTGTTTGAACTTGCTAAAGAGTTAGGCAAGCAGGGGAATATCCTCGTTCATCAGGGTAAAACCGAGATCCCACCCGAACAATTAGAAGCTTACTGGCATAACCTAGTTAATTTGTCAAGTGTATTAGGCTTAGAAGTGAATGCCGACGACATTGCAAAGCTACAGGTTGAAACCACTGCCGCTTCTGGTGGTTTCAGCGATGCAGACATTGAGGCGATGATTCAGCAGCGCCAGGAAGCCAGGATCGCGAAAAATTTTGCTGAAAGCGATCGCATTCGCAACGAGCTACAAGCCAAGGGCATTACTTTAATTGATAGCCCGGATGGTACACGATGGCATCGTAACTAA
- a CDS encoding GTP-binding protein codes for MQPATTPSQSPEIDAPKHGLPVTIITGFLGSGKTTLLNHILSNQQGVKTAVLVNEFGEIGIDNELIVTTGEDMVELSNGCICCTINNDLVEAVYKVLEREEKVDYLVVETTGLADPLPVALTFLGTELRDMTRLDSIITVVDSENFSLDLFNSEAAASQIAYGDIILLNKADLVDEADLDSLEVRIRDMKGGARIMRTTKGQVPLPLLLSVGLFETDKYFQNEEAEKGHDHHHHDHGHDHDHHDDHSSCDHDHGVCTHDHHDHDHHSHHLENDGFTSISFESDKPFAIKKFQNFLDNQLPSTVFRAKGILWFDESPRRHIFHLCGKRFSIDDEDWTGKPKNQLVLIGQDLDKETLQQQIKSCVCLPSTSRGKGFGK; via the coding sequence ATGCAACCAGCCACCACTCCCAGTCAATCTCCAGAGATAGATGCCCCCAAGCACGGCTTACCCGTGACGATCATTACAGGTTTCCTTGGCAGTGGCAAAACCACCCTCCTCAATCACATCTTGAGCAATCAGCAAGGCGTCAAAACCGCTGTTCTGGTTAATGAATTTGGTGAAATCGGCATTGATAATGAGCTGATTGTCACCACCGGCGAGGACATGGTGGAGTTAAGTAACGGTTGTATCTGCTGCACCATTAATAACGATCTCGTCGAAGCAGTCTATAAAGTTCTGGAACGCGAAGAAAAGGTCGATTATCTGGTAGTCGAGACAACCGGACTCGCAGATCCCCTGCCAGTGGCACTTACCTTTTTAGGTACCGAACTGCGAGACATGACTCGTCTAGATTCCATCATTACGGTCGTAGATTCGGAAAACTTCAGTCTCGATTTATTCAACAGCGAAGCCGCCGCCAGCCAGATCGCATACGGTGATATCATCCTGCTCAACAAGGCGGACTTGGTGGATGAAGCCGACTTAGACTCCTTAGAAGTCAGAATTCGGGATATGAAAGGCGGTGCCCGGATTATGCGAACCACCAAAGGACAGGTGCCGCTACCGTTACTCCTCAGCGTCGGTTTATTTGAGACTGACAAATATTTCCAAAACGAAGAGGCAGAAAAGGGTCACGACCATCACCACCACGACCACGGTCATGACCACGATCATCACGACGATCATAGTAGTTGCGATCACGATCATGGCGTTTGCACTCACGACCATCACGACCACGATCATCATTCCCACCACTTGGAAAATGACGGGTTTACCTCAATTTCTTTTGAAAGCGACAAACCTTTTGCGATCAAGAAGTTTCAAAATTTCTTAGATAATCAGTTGCCCTCGACTGTCTTCCGTGCCAAAGGGATTCTTTGGTTTGATGAAAGTCCTCGGCGTCATATCTTCCATCTGTGCGGCAAGCGCTTCTCCATCGATGATGAAGATTGGACAGGAAAACCAAAAAACCAGTTGGTACTGATTGGTCAGGATTTAGATAAAGAAACTCTGCAACAACAAATCAAAAGTTGTGTTTGTCTGCCTTCTACTTCTCGCGGTAAAGGCTTTGGGAAATAG
- a CDS encoding tetratricopeptide repeat protein gives MSTQNQKHSVKKLVSLMSVAGASVFLSFPALALINSNSSTRSQQLLAQSTPGGTQTNPSGAGANQQTPAGTGTGTNQQIPAGTGTGTNQQTPAGTRTGQPNYEVISPGVVQQNPAGAGTTQQTPAGTGAGQQTPAGAGTIQQNPTGTGTGTGTGQQTPAGAGTTQQNPAGTGAGQQSPSGAGTTQQNPAGTGAGQQNPAGTGTTQQNPAGTGTGQQNPIGTGTTQQNPAGNTPGATQRSGRQGNYTQYMRLGYAATQQRDYQTALINFRRALNLRPGDSYATRAISNVESYLQRSR, from the coding sequence ATGAGTACGCAAAATCAGAAACATTCGGTTAAAAAGCTTGTTAGCTTGATGAGCGTTGCTGGCGCTAGTGTTTTCCTCAGTTTTCCAGCATTAGCCCTCATCAATTCCAACTCTAGTACGAGAAGCCAACAATTATTAGCTCAGAGTACTCCAGGTGGGACACAAACAAATCCATCTGGCGCTGGTGCTAACCAACAAACTCCCGCTGGTACGGGTACGGGTACTAACCAACAAATTCCCGCTGGTACTGGTACGGGGACGAACCAACAAACTCCCGCCGGTACTCGTACTGGGCAACCTAATTATGAGGTAATTAGTCCAGGAGTTGTGCAACAGAATCCGGCAGGTGCGGGCACTACCCAGCAAACTCCAGCAGGAACTGGCGCTGGGCAACAAACTCCAGCAGGCGCGGGTACAATTCAACAAAATCCCACAGGTACAGGTACAGGTACAGGTACTGGGCAACAAACTCCAGCAGGCGCGGGTACAACTCAACAAAATCCAGCCGGAACTGGCGCTGGGCAACAAAGTCCATCTGGCGCGGGTACAACTCAGCAGAATCCAGCCGGAACTGGGGCTGGACAACAAAATCCGGCAGGAACGGGTACAACTCAGCAGAATCCAGCCGGAACTGGGACTGGGCAACAAAATCCAATAGGAACGGGCACTACCCAACAGAATCCCGCAGGTAATACTCCAGGGGCTACGCAACGGAGTGGTCGGCAGGGGAATTATACTCAGTACATGAGACTTGGGTACGCTGCAACCCAACAAAGAGATTACCAAACTGCTTTGATTAACTTTAGAAGGGCGCTTAATCTACGTCCTGGGGATTCGTATGCGACACGAGCGATTAGCAATGTAGAAAGCTATCTTCAACGCAGTCGTTAG